The nucleotide window CCTTCTGTCCGCTCGCTATAATACTGGCTAATCACTTCATTGTATGATCTAAGCTCCTGTTTCATCTTCTCCCGATCTTGTTTGTATGCCTCTTCGTGGTAAACATGCTGAAACGGCAAACGCGGTTTCACGCTTCCTTCTTCAAGCGGATAACCAACTGTCATACCGAATAGAGGAATAACACATTTTGGTATATTCAGTAACTGTGTTACCTCTTCTAAATGATTACGTAATCCACCGATATAACAAATCCCAAGTCCCATTGATTCGGCTGCGATAGCCGTGTTTTGCGCTGCGAGTGTGGCATCAATGACAGCCACCATAAATTTCTCCGTGCTTTCGAGGGAAGCGGAAACACCTTGCTGTTCCATTTCTGCTAGCACATCGTGACGATATAAATCAGCACAAAACACGAAAAAATGGCCATTGGTTTCCACGTACGCTTGATTTCCAGATAGCTCCGCAAGTCGCTTCTTTTTCTCAGCGTCCTTTATACCAATGATAGAATAAGCTTGTATGTAGCTTGAGGTAGAAGCAGCCTGTGCGCTAGCTACTAATAATTGAATTTGCTCTTCTGTAAGCTGACGATTTTCATATTTACGAATAGAACGATGCTGCAACAGAGTCTCAATTGTTTGATTCATTTTATATCCCCCTTTTCTCTTATGTTACAAGAAACCATCCTATATGAGAAAGAATTTGCACTATTAAAATGTTGCGGTCTTATTTTATGACATTACGCGAAGGACAACTATTCGTTTATAATAAACACAAAGGAGAGATACATATGACGGAAGATATTTTTCATACTGTATATGAGGCTGTACTAACACGAAGCGAACGATATGATGGAATATATTATACAGGTATTGTTTCTACTAAAATTTTTTGCCGCCCTTCCTGTCGTTCACGTATACCAAAGCCTGAAAATGTTAGAATTTATTCTGATATTGAAGCGGCGAGGCAAGCTGGCTTTCGCCCGTGCAAGCGGTGTAAACCGGAAATATCGGAAACCTATGGACCGGACAGACGTCTTGTTCAAAATGTGACAGAGGTCATTCGTACACGTTACGATGAGCCTATTACCTTACAACTACTTGGCACAGCTTTACACACCAGCCCGTACCATTTGCAGCGTGTATATAAACAGTTGACAGGCATTACCCCAGCGCAAATGTTGCTGCAAACCCGTATGAACACAGCCAAGCGCCTGCTTGTAGAAACTACGCTTAGTATCGCTGAAGTGGCATTCAAAGTTGGCTTTCGTAGCCCTTCGTATTTTTCATCCACATTTCAAACCTACACGGGTATTACACCTAGTACGTATAAACAACAAAAGGAGATTATCGATGAAATATAATGTATATTGGGATTCTTTTACCCATCCAAAGATTAATGGAACTCTTTATATAGCAGCTACAGATAAGGGTATTTGTCGCATTACTTGGCCGCACGAATCCTTTGAAGTATTACAATCTTGGGTGCAAAAGAAAATACCAAATGCAACACTCATAGAAAAACCAGCAATACTAGCACCTTATATCAAAGAACTTACTGAATATTTTAACGGCACCAGAAACATGTTCACTGTGCCCTGCGATTTACGTGGTACAGCGTTTCAAACAGCAGTCTGGAAGGCTTTAACTACAATACCGTTTGGTCAAACACGTAGCTATTCAGACATTGCAGTAACAACGGGAAATGCAAATGCCGTTCGTGCAGTAGGCACTGCCAACGGCGCCAATCCCGTACCTATTATTATTCCCTGCCATCGGGTGATAGGTAAGAACAATGCACTCACAGGGTTCCGAGGCGGTTTACAAATGAAAGAAGTACTGCTAGCACTTGAAGGGTACACTGATTACCTTAAGCAAGGGCATGAGCGCTTTCAATTTTAAAAAGCTTGCAAAACGCAAGCTTTTTCTTATGGAATCAATTTTGTCGCTTTCGCTTTTTTAGCGGTGTTCCTAATTCTTTTGCTAAGCGGCTTCTTTAAAAGAAGAGCAATCATGATACAGATACCAATAAACAAGCATAGTACAAATATGTCATGAATGGCAATATCCCATATCACTCCGCCTACCGCCTCACGCAATAAACTTACTGCGTATGTGAATGGCATGAATGGATTAATTGCTTGAAAAAATGGTGAAGTCATGCTGACTGGAAATGTTCCTCCTGAGCTTGACACCTGCAATACCAAAAGGATAACAGCGAGCCCTTTCCCAATATTACCAAACACAGAGCAAAGTGTGTACGTGATAACTGTAAACACGAGCGCAAGAAAAATACTAAATAGAATATACGCTGCTGTATTTACTGTGTATACATGTAAAATTAGCAAATTCCCTAATGTTGCGCAAAGCGCCTGTAGCGCAGAAATTGTACTAAACGTAAGCAGTCTTCCAAAATATACTTCGTAGCTTTTGTATCCCTGCTCTTCCACATCTACACGCAAGGAAGATACGAGAAGGGTCGCCCCAACCCAGAGCGCAAGCATCGTGTAAAACGGATTCATAGCCGATCCATAGTTTGGAATCGGAAACAAACGCTTTGTTTGCAAAATAATAGGATTTGCTAAAAAATCACTTTCTTGTTTTGGGTTATTTTTTAATACATCAATGATCTCATATAAATTTGTCTCTCGTTCAAACTTACGGATATGGTCAGCGGCAACATGAATCTTTTCATCTAATATAGGCAAATCAGTACGGGCCAGCTTTGCAGCACTATGAACAGCCTCCTCCATTTGTGGTAACCTCGTTCGTATGATATCAACAGCTCGTTGCATATCGGCTTCCACTTGGGGTAAGTCTTGACGAACAAAGTCAGCTGCCTGGTGAATTTTTTGTTCAACACCTGGAAAATCGTTTTGTATAAACAATGCTACAGTTTCTACAATCTGCTTTGTCTGTTTCACTTTTTCCGTCAATGACACATTTAAAGTTTTTATAGAGGTAATCATTCTTTCGACTTGCTGTTTCAGTTGTTCTAACTCCTCTTGTTTACCAGTCATTTGTACATCTTTAGCTGCTTTTGTTTGTTCAATAGCTTCTTTAATTTGGTTTTGTAAATCTTGTAATATCTTTACCATATCGGTAACCAGAAAAGCCGCGCGCTCCATTTCATTCCATTTTTCTTGTATACGCAAAAGCGTTTGTCCAGCATCTTCAAGCACAGGTAATTTGGCTTCAATTTGTAAGATCCGCGCGCCAATATCCTGTAATACTGGTATTTTTGCTTCTAAATCAAGCAGCTTTTGCGCTTTCTTCTCTACATCAGGTAGCTTGGCCTCGAGCATAATGGCTGTCTCTCCCATTTCTCGAATACGCGGCATATCTTTTTCAAGTTCAAAAATACGATTAATCACATTTTGAATGGTCGGAAGCTCGCGTTCTAGTTCTATTCCTGCTTTGTTAAAGCCAGAAAAAATGGCATTTCCGACGTTTTCCACAAAAGATGCTGCAATTTGCGCCGTAATCCCCGTTGCCCCTGATGTTACAATTTTTGGCGCAATTGCATTTACCTTTTCATTTACAGTAAAAATAATTTCAGGTTTCTGCGGTCTCTCTTCAATAAAACTTGCAATTCGCTTTGAGAAATCTTTTGGAATGCGAAGACTCGCGTAATATATTCCATGTTTTACCCCTTGCGCAGCCTGATCTCGGTCAACAAATATCCAGCCGAGCTTTTTATTGTGTTTGAGATTTTCAATCACTTCGTTTCCAATCGCAATTGATTTGTCCTTAAGCATTGCTCCTTCATCTTCATTTACAACAGCAACCAAAATTCCGCTGGTGTGTTTATAGGGATCCCATACCGATTGTATATTTACCATTGCATAGATAGATGGCAGCACGATAAGCGCTGCAATCAACAGTATAACAACCGGAGTGGACCATACATTTTTCCAATCTTTTTTATAAATATTCCAAATTTGTTTCATACACAACCACCTTCAGCAACTAACATAATCTTACTATTTGTTTCATTGCGTCCGGTCATTCTTATTATAATTGCTCTTCTAATAATACAATTTATCACTTCAGCTAATATATCTCTTTCCAACACTGTTCCATTAGCAAGCTAATGAGTAACTAAGGGATGGTGCGAAACAATACCTAGATAGTTAGTCAAATGAGCTAGAATAAGCAAATTGGCATGTGAACAATATAACTTCAAAAAGGCAACGTGGCACTTTTCACACATCCGCTTCCTTCATACTTAGAAATCATCTTAATTTGTTATCAGTTAGATATCTCTTTTGATCATTTATTCCATTAAGGTATGTATTTATAAGGATGGTAAGAACGATACTTTCACATATAAAAAGCCGCCTGCATTATGCAGGCGGCTACGTGTTTGCGGCGTCCAACCGCGCTCCACATTGCGCGTTGCCCTAAGGGCGTGTTGTTCGTCTTATGCAAATCAGCTCATCGCTAGTCTAATATAACATATATGTGCATGTATCGCAACTTTATTTTTTCGCAGGCGGTTTAATAGGATCAGCCACAACTGGTGTCACACCAGACATTACCTCAATGTTTGTGTATTCTTCTGCGCGAAATGGATGAATTTTATTAGCGTGCGCAGCAATTTTCTCTCCCCACTGCTTGTCCGTTGCATAATAATAATTTATCCCGCCGTTGCCATCACCTAGATAAGATCCTTTATATCTCCAATTTGATGGATTTAAATAATTTTCGCGCAAAAATTTTGCTTGATAACGCACTGCATGCTCTACACTTTGGAAAGTATGAGCATAATACAGAGGATCGGCATCATAAGCACCAACGCTGAACAAGTTATACTTTTGCACCGCTAGTTCATTCATACCAAAGCGACTTTCATGAATAGCCATTGCCGCAAACAATAGCTGATTGATACCAGCTTCTGTTGCCACATCAATGAATAACTGCCCTTGTCCGCCGAAAATAGAACGCTCTCCTGTTAACACCTCATACTTTTGTATGTAACTATTAATTTCACTGGCCGTTACTTGCGAGGGATAACGTAAATTCATTGATTTATAATCTGTTGCAACCGGTACTACAGGTTGTGCAGGTGTTGCCGGAACGGGTGTTGCTGGTTTTGTCACAGGTGCTGTCGGTACTACGGGGGCTTTCAGTACATATTGACCAGATACCCACCCTTTTATATTGCCTGCTGTAACATAAAGCCAACCGCTTGCACTGTTTGACACCTGTACAACGGTTCCTTTCGCTAATTTCCCTACAATTTTATGACTCGTTCCAATGCCGACGCGAACATTTAATGCAGATGCAGTGACTTTGCCTTCATAGCTCGCAAAAGCAGGCTTTGCTATGTTTGGTAATGTTTGCACATATCGTTTTGCCACATAAGCTGTTTTCCCTTGAAAATTAATTTTAACCCACGCTGCATTATGCTCACTATAATCCAAAGTATTATTTTTATATATTTTACCAATGATTTTACCACTTGTGGATGGCGTAGAGCGAACATGTAGTGCAGAAGCTGTTACCTTACCGCTCGCCGCATCTGCTCCTGTCGCGAACCCTAACATTGACGGCGCTAAAACTGCTAACGCTGTAGCTTTTTTCCATATATTCCTCATAAGATGTCCTCCCGATAAACAGATAGAATATTCAAAAATATAAAGATATAGCTCTACCAATCTTTCCTGATAACCAGCAGAACATTTCCTACTACACTGTTATTCTACAATAGTTAAAACTGTTTGTGTTCGGCCAATATTTGGTTGTAACCGCTTAAGTCACTACTACTGTTGCTTTACACTTCGTCTAAATCCAAGTAGACATCATAATTTTTTATACGAACATGACCACGCCCCGTTGAATTTTATATATAACGAGATCCTCATAAAACAAAATCATTTGTTTACTCAAGTACAGGTAGGTTTAGATAAAAAGCGGAGGTACACCTATGGGAAGATACAGAATTATTACCTTTGACGGAGGCGGCGTACGTGGTGTTTTGTCGGCAATTATTTTATCAAGATTGTGTAAAGATTTTCCTGAGCTTGTTCGCACAACACATCTTGTAGCCGGCACTTCTGTTGGTTCATTCTTAGCACTGGGCCTGGCTAGTGGAAAAACACCGTTAGAAATTTTACAAGTATTTTCAAAAGAAAATTTATCAACTGTCTTCAGTTCTCCACATCGCATCCCGATTTTGCGCCCGCGCTATAGTAATGCGCACCTACATGAATTGTTGGTGTCTTTTTTGGGAGAAGAGCTACAATTAAAAAATTTGTATAAGCACGTCATTGTTACTGCTTTTGATGTGGGAGGACCATCGCAAAGTTCTTGGAAGACTGTTTTCTTCCATAATTTTTTAGAGCGTGATGGAGAAGTAAGGG belongs to Ectobacillus sp. JY-23 and includes:
- a CDS encoding SH3 domain-containing protein; amino-acid sequence: MRNIWKKATALAVLAPSMLGFATGADAASGKVTASALHVRSTPSTSGKIIGKIYKNNTLDYSEHNAAWVKINFQGKTAYVAKRYVQTLPNIAKPAFASYEGKVTASALNVRVGIGTSHKIVGKLAKGTVVQVSNSASGWLYVTAGNIKGWVSGQYVLKAPVVPTAPVTKPATPVPATPAQPVVPVATDYKSMNLRYPSQVTASEINSYIQKYEVLTGERSIFGGQGQLFIDVATEAGINQLLFAAMAIHESRFGMNELAVQKYNLFSVGAYDADPLYYAHTFQSVEHAVRYQAKFLRENYLNPSNWRYKGSYLGDGNGGINYYYATDKQWGEKIAAHANKIHPFRAEEYTNIEVMSGVTPVVADPIKPPAKK
- a CDS encoding YhgE/Pip domain-containing protein — translated: MKQIWNIYKKDWKNVWSTPVVILLIAALIVLPSIYAMVNIQSVWDPYKHTSGILVAVVNEDEGAMLKDKSIAIGNEVIENLKHNKKLGWIFVDRDQAAQGVKHGIYYASLRIPKDFSKRIASFIEERPQKPEIIFTVNEKVNAIAPKIVTSGATGITAQIAASFVENVGNAIFSGFNKAGIELERELPTIQNVINRIFELEKDMPRIREMGETAIMLEAKLPDVEKKAQKLLDLEAKIPVLQDIGARILQIEAKLPVLEDAGQTLLRIQEKWNEMERAAFLVTDMVKILQDLQNQIKEAIEQTKAAKDVQMTGKQEELEQLKQQVERMITSIKTLNVSLTEKVKQTKQIVETVALFIQNDFPGVEQKIHQAADFVRQDLPQVEADMQRAVDIIRTRLPQMEEAVHSAAKLARTDLPILDEKIHVAADHIRKFERETNLYEIIDVLKNNPKQESDFLANPIILQTKRLFPIPNYGSAMNPFYTMLALWVGATLLVSSLRVDVEEQGYKSYEVYFGRLLTFSTISALQALCATLGNLLILHVYTVNTAAYILFSIFLALVFTVITYTLCSVFGNIGKGLAVILLVLQVSSSGGTFPVSMTSPFFQAINPFMPFTYAVSLLREAVGGVIWDIAIHDIFVLCLFIGICIMIALLLKKPLSKRIRNTAKKAKATKLIP
- the nfsA gene encoding oxygen-insensitive NADPH nitroreductase, yielding MNQTIETLLQHRSIRKYENRQLTEEQIQLLVASAQAASTSSYIQAYSIIGIKDAEKKKRLAELSGNQAYVETNGHFFVFCADLYRHDVLAEMEQQGVSASLESTEKFMVAVIDATLAAQNTAIAAESMGLGICYIGGLRNHLEEVTQLLNIPKCVIPLFGMTVGYPLEEGSVKPRLPFQHVYHEEAYKQDREKMKQELRSYNEVISQYYSERTEGARADTWTGQMARMLAKPVRMYMKEFVIKQGLNKK
- a CDS encoding methylated-DNA--[protein]-cysteine S-methyltransferase; the encoded protein is MKYNVYWDSFTHPKINGTLYIAATDKGICRITWPHESFEVLQSWVQKKIPNATLIEKPAILAPYIKELTEYFNGTRNMFTVPCDLRGTAFQTAVWKALTTIPFGQTRSYSDIAVTTGNANAVRAVGTANGANPVPIIIPCHRVIGKNNALTGFRGGLQMKEVLLALEGYTDYLKQGHERFQF
- a CDS encoding bifunctional transcriptional activator/DNA repair enzyme AdaA yields the protein MTEDIFHTVYEAVLTRSERYDGIYYTGIVSTKIFCRPSCRSRIPKPENVRIYSDIEAARQAGFRPCKRCKPEISETYGPDRRLVQNVTEVIRTRYDEPITLQLLGTALHTSPYHLQRVYKQLTGITPAQMLLQTRMNTAKRLLVETTLSIAEVAFKVGFRSPSYFSSTFQTYTGITPSTYKQQKEIIDEI